The Thunnus albacares chromosome 11, fThuAlb1.1, whole genome shotgun sequence genome contains a region encoding:
- the LOC122992403 gene encoding solute carrier family 22 member 4-like, whose product MQDYEESVSFLGTWGPYQRRVFFLLCLTSVPCGYNLLSVIFLLATPSHHCHIPIHSNLSQDWIQASIPVQLVAGRPEKSSCSRYELDQVQNLSALGITPSLDHIQNLTALGSNPDVLLSSLKQEGCKDGWTHSTEHYQSTVVTEFNLVCSDQWKQPLTSLMYFLGGLCGCFFSGQISDRFGRKPVLFGAIIALSVFSSAVAFAPSWPVFTVLFFMLGLGQIAGYIVVFVLGSEILIGSTRVLFSNLCLPSFYVFGMMLLPGTASLVRSWRHLSLIMAVPGLACLPLWWLLPESPRWLVSRGRLQEAELLLRLAALENRVDAPNVIFLPTNTEKTASQKSESLSFLDLLRTSNIRHITLKLWLIWFSISVSYFGLSFNMSGLYGNPFLNYFLVSAVELPAYVASWLAARSLPRRLSFTSFTLLGALALLLIQITLHSNPAVTLSLVLVGKFGILAGTGVLYMYTGELSPTSIRNTAMSSCAMFSRVGSSVSPYLLQLAVFYQFLPWIVVGSLSLLSVLLCILLPETFRQPLPDTIQQLALSQRFRWPWDSTPPPKDDGKSAKDQTTAPEIICTTHL is encoded by the exons ATGCAGGACTATGAGGAGTCAGTGTCATTCCTGGGGACCTGGGGCCCGTACCAGAGGAGAgtcttcttcctgctctgtcTCACCTCCGTTCCATGTGGATACAACCTCCTGTCTGTCATCTTCCTGTTGGCTACCCCCTCCCATCACTGCCACATCCCTATCCACAGCAACCTGAGCCAGGATTGGATCCAAGCCAGCATCCCAGTACAG CTTGTGGCCGGGAGGCCGGAGAAGAGCAGCTGTAGCCGGTATGAGCTGGACCAGGTCCAGAACTTGTCTGCATTGGGTATCACACCCAGCTTGGACCATATCCAAAACCTGACTGCACTGGGTTCAAATCCAGATGTCCTTCTCTCCAGCCTGAAGCAGGAGGGCTGTAAAGATGGATGGACCCACAGTACTGAGCACTACCAGTCTACTGTAGTCACTGAG TTTAACCTAGTGTGCAGCGACCAATGGAAACAGCCCCTCACCTCTCTCATGTACTTCCTGGGAGGACTGTGCGGATGCTTCTTCTCTGGACAGATCTCTGACCG GTTTGGCAGGAAGCCTGTTCTCTTTGGTGCCATCATCGCGCTTAGTGTCTTCAGCAGCGCAGTGGCCTTTGCTCCCTCCTGGCCTGTCTTCACCGTGCTCTTCTTCATGCTGGGCCTGGGTCAAATTGCTGGCTATATAGTTGTGTTTGTTCTGg GGTCAGAGATCCTGATTGGTTCAACCAGAGTCCTCTTCTCCAACCTGTGCTTGCCATCTTTCTACGTGTTTGGTATGATGCTGCTGCCTGGCACCGCCAGCCTGGTCAGAAGCTGGAGACATCTGTCACTGATCATGGCCGTGCCTGGCCTGGCCTGTTTACCCCTCTGGTG GCTGCTTCCAGAGTCCCCTCGTTGGTTGGTGTCTCGTGGCCGTTTGCAGGAAGCAGAACTTTTGTTGAGGTTGGCAGCTCTGGAGAACCGAGTGGATGCTCCAAATGTGATCTTCCTCCCCACCAAC actgaaaaaacaGCTAGCCAGAAGTCTGAGTCCCTCAGCTTCCTGGACCTACTGAGGACCTCAAACATTCGACATATCACGCTCAAGCTGTGGCTTATCTG GTTTTCTATAAGTGTCAGCTACTTTGGATTGTCATTCAACATGTCTGGTCTCTATGGCAACCCCTTCTTGAACTACTTCCTGGTATCGGCTGTTGAGCTCCCAGCGTATGTTGCCAGCTGGCTGGCGGCACGCAGTCTTCCTCGCCGCCTGTCGTTCACCAGTTTCACCCTGCTGGGGGCGCTAGCGTTACTCCTCATCCAGatcactctgcaca GTAATCCAGCTGTGACCCTGTCCCTGGTGCTGGTGGGTAAATTTGGTATTCTGGCAGGCACCGGGGTGCTGTACATGTACACTGGTGAGCTTTCTCCCACATCCATCAGGAACACAGCAATGTCGTCCTGTGCTATGTTCTCCAGAGTGGGCTCCTCTGTTTCCCcttacctgctgcagctgg CTGTGTTCTATCAGTTCCTGCCATGGATCGTTGTGGGCAGTCTGTCTCTGCTCAGTGTTCTACTCTGCATCCTCCTCCCAGAGACCTTCAGACAGCCGCTACCTGACACCATCCAGCAGCTGGCGCTCTCACAGCG GTTCAGGTGGCCATGGGACTCCACTCCTCCTCCAAAGGATGATGGGAAATCAGCTAAAGACCAGACTACTGCACCTGAGATCATCTGCACGACTCACCTATAA